The Glycine max cultivar Williams 82 chromosome 12, Glycine_max_v4.0, whole genome shotgun sequence genome window below encodes:
- the LOC100820005 gene encoding BTB domain and kelch-repeat-containing protein isoform 2 (isoform 2 is encoded by transcript variant 2), with product MTKKLRLGCSLQGEEDGKKVNNLLEMNRGEGANDGFSGPGPNDSLLPGLIDDVALNCLAWVSGSDYAALSCINKRFNKLINSGYLYGLRKQLGAVEHLVYMVCDPRGWVAFDPKINRWMSLPKIPCDECFNHADKESLAVGCELLVFGRELMEFAIWKYSMICRGWVKCQEMNQPRCLFGSSSLGSIAIVAGGSDKYGNVLKSAELYDSSTGMWELLPNMHTSRRLCSGFFMDGKFYVIGGMSSTTVSLSCGEEYDLKTRSWRKIEGMYPYVNVGVQAPPLVAVVDNQLYAVEHLTNMVKKYDKEKNTWNELGRLPVRADSSNGWGLAFKVCGEQLLVVGGQRGPEGESIVLSSWCPKSGISNGTIDWQVLGVKEHVGVFVYNCAVMGC from the coding sequence ATGACAAAGAAATTACGTTTGGGTTGTTCTTTGCAGGGGGAGGAGGATGGAAAGAAAGTGAATAACCTTCTGGAAATGAATAGAGGGGAAGGAGCGAATGATGGTTTTTCTGGACCTGGACCAAATGATTCGCTTCTTCCTGGTCTTATTGATGATGTTGCCTTGAATTGTCTTGCTTGGGTTAGTGGATCCGATTATGCCGCACTATCATGTATCAATAAAAGGTTCAATAAACTGATCAATAGTGGGTATCTATATGGGTTGAGGAAACAATTGGGGGCTGTGGAGCATTTGGTGTATATGGTTTGTGATCCAAGAGGATGGGTGGCCTTTGACCCCAAGATAAACAGGTGGATGTCATTACCCAAGATACCTTGTGATGAGTGCTTTAACCATGCAGACAAGGAGTCCTTGGCCGTGGGCTGCGAACTGTTAGTCTTCGGTCGGGAACTGATGGAGTTTGCTATTTGGAAGTATAGCATGATTTGTCGTGGTTGGGTGAAGTGCCAGGAGATGAACCAGCCTCGGTGTTTGTTTGGATCTAGTAGTCTTGGATCGATTGCTATTGTTGCTGGGGGAAGTGATAAGTATGGAAATGTTCTAAAATCAGCTGAGTTGTATGACTCTTCAACAGGTATGTGGGAACTTTTACCAAACATGCACACATCGCGTAGATTGTGTTCTGGTTTTTTTATGGATGGCAAATTCTACGTGATTGGTGGAATGTCAAGTACAACTGTTTCATTAAGTtgtggagaggagtatgatctCAAGACAAGGAGTTGGCGGAAAATAGAGGGGATGTATCCATATGTTAACGTGGGTGTTCAGGCACCTCCACTTGTGGCTGTTGTGGATAATCAGCTATATGCAGTTGAGCATCTGACTAACATGGTGAAAAAATATGACAAGGAAAAGAACACCTGGAATGAATTGGGGAGGCTTCCAGTCAGGGCGGATTCTTCTAATGGTTGGGGGTTGGCTTTCAAGGTTTGTGGAGAGCAACTTTTGGTTGTGGGTGGACAAAGGGGTCCAGAGGGTGAATCTATTGTGCTGAGTTCATGGTGTCCTAAGTCAGGGATCAGCAATGGCACCATAGATTGGCAGGTACTTGGCGTGAAGGAGCATGTCGGGGTGTTCGTGTATAATTGTGCTGTTATGGGTTGTTGA
- the LOC100776013 gene encoding serine/threonine-protein kinase GRIK1 isoform X2, giving the protein MGDYKSFSFSKMMGCCGCFGFVQKPRPRRAKRSISNLLSQGLLLDGETEGEETYSGDVTSNCTSGDDNEVQAVRNRSEDILNFRAENGMVCRPFPVKETCKLDRSEDENGNKMINEYVREYKIGCGSYGKVALYRSSVDGKHYAIKSFHKSHLQKLRVAPSETAMTDVLREVLIMKMVEHPNIVNLIEVIDDPESDDFYMVLEYVESKWVCEGTGHPCALGEETARKYLRDIVSGLTYLHAHNIVHGDIKPDNLLITRHGTVKIGDFSVSQAFEDGNDELRRSPGTPVFTAPECCLGLTYHGKASDTWAVGVTLYCMILGEYPFLGDTLQDTYDKFCQRTLTPS; this is encoded by the exons ATGGGAGATTATAagagtttttcattttccaAAATGATGGGCTGCTGTGGTTGCTTTGGATTTGTCCAAAAACCAAGACCGCGTCGGGCTAAACGTAGCATCAGTAATCTTCTCTCCCAGGGGCTATTATTGGATGGAGAAACTGAAGGTGAAGAGACATATAGTGGTGATGTTACTAGTAACTGCACCAGTGGAGATGATAATGAGGTGCAAGCTGTACGCAACCGTTCAGAGGATATTTTGAACTTCAGAGCTGAGAATGGCATGGTTTGCAGGCCGTTTCCTGTTAAGGAGACTTGCAAACTTGATCGCTCAGAG GATGAAAATGGGAACAAGatgataaatgaatatgttCGAGAGTATAAAATTGGTTGCGGAAGCTATGGCAAAGTG GCTCTTTATCGAAGTAGTGTTGATGGAAAGCATTATGCAATTAAG TCCTTTCACAAGTCTCACTTACAAAAGCTTCGAGTTGCACCATCTGAGACTGCCATGACTGATGTTCTACGTGAG GTATTGATTATGAAAATGGTGGAACATCCTAATATAGTCAATCTCATTGAGGTGATTGATGATCCAGAGTCGGATGACTTCTACATGG TACTTGAATATGTGGAAAGCAAATGGGTGTGCGAGGGTACAGGTCATCCTTGTGCATTAGGTGAAGAGACTGCTAGGAAATACTTGCGTGATATAGTCTCAGGATTAACATATCTCCATGCTCAT AATATAGTGCATGGGGATATAAAACCTGATAATCTGTTGATTACTCGTCATGGCACTGTAAAAATAGGGGATTTCAGTGTCAGCCAGGCATTTGAG GATGGCAATGACGAACTTCGTCGATCACCTGGCACTCCAGTTTTCACTGCACCAGAATGTTGTTTAG GTCTTACTTATCATGGTAAAGCTTCTGACACGTGGGCAGTAGGAGTTACTTTGTACTGTATGATTTTGGGTGAATACCCATTTCTTGGAGACACACTTCAAGACACATATGACAAA TTCTGCCAGAGGACATTAACCCCCAGTTAA
- the LOC100820005 gene encoding BTB domain and kelch-repeat-containing protein isoform 1 (isoform 1 is encoded by transcript variant 1), protein MNRGEGANDGFSGPGPNDSLLPGLIDDVALNCLAWVSGSDYAALSCINKRFNKLINSGYLYGLRKQLGAVEHLVYMVCDPRGWVAFDPKINRWMSLPKIPCDECFNHADKESLAVGCELLVFGRELMEFAIWKYSMICRGWVKCQEMNQPRCLFGSSSLGSIAIVAGGSDKYGNVLKSAELYDSSTGMWELLPNMHTSRRLCSGFFMDGKFYVIGGMSSTTVSLSCGEEYDLKTRSWRKIEGMYPYVNVGVQAPPLVAVVDNQLYAVEHLTNMVKKYDKEKNTWNELGRLPVRADSSNGWGLAFKVCGEQLLVVGGQRGPEGESIVLSSWCPKSGISNGTIDWQVLGVKEHVGVFVYNCAVMGC, encoded by the coding sequence ATGAATAGAGGGGAAGGAGCGAATGATGGTTTTTCTGGACCTGGACCAAATGATTCGCTTCTTCCTGGTCTTATTGATGATGTTGCCTTGAATTGTCTTGCTTGGGTTAGTGGATCCGATTATGCCGCACTATCATGTATCAATAAAAGGTTCAATAAACTGATCAATAGTGGGTATCTATATGGGTTGAGGAAACAATTGGGGGCTGTGGAGCATTTGGTGTATATGGTTTGTGATCCAAGAGGATGGGTGGCCTTTGACCCCAAGATAAACAGGTGGATGTCATTACCCAAGATACCTTGTGATGAGTGCTTTAACCATGCAGACAAGGAGTCCTTGGCCGTGGGCTGCGAACTGTTAGTCTTCGGTCGGGAACTGATGGAGTTTGCTATTTGGAAGTATAGCATGATTTGTCGTGGTTGGGTGAAGTGCCAGGAGATGAACCAGCCTCGGTGTTTGTTTGGATCTAGTAGTCTTGGATCGATTGCTATTGTTGCTGGGGGAAGTGATAAGTATGGAAATGTTCTAAAATCAGCTGAGTTGTATGACTCTTCAACAGGTATGTGGGAACTTTTACCAAACATGCACACATCGCGTAGATTGTGTTCTGGTTTTTTTATGGATGGCAAATTCTACGTGATTGGTGGAATGTCAAGTACAACTGTTTCATTAAGTtgtggagaggagtatgatctCAAGACAAGGAGTTGGCGGAAAATAGAGGGGATGTATCCATATGTTAACGTGGGTGTTCAGGCACCTCCACTTGTGGCTGTTGTGGATAATCAGCTATATGCAGTTGAGCATCTGACTAACATGGTGAAAAAATATGACAAGGAAAAGAACACCTGGAATGAATTGGGGAGGCTTCCAGTCAGGGCGGATTCTTCTAATGGTTGGGGGTTGGCTTTCAAGGTTTGTGGAGAGCAACTTTTGGTTGTGGGTGGACAAAGGGGTCCAGAGGGTGAATCTATTGTGCTGAGTTCATGGTGTCCTAAGTCAGGGATCAGCAATGGCACCATAGATTGGCAGGTACTTGGCGTGAAGGAGCATGTCGGGGTGTTCGTGTATAATTGTGCTGTTATGGGTTGTTGA
- the LOC100776013 gene encoding serine/threonine-protein kinase GRIK1 isoform X1: MGDYKSFSFSKMMGCCGCFGFVQKPRPRRAKRSISNLLSQGLLLDGETEGEETYSGDVTSNCTSGDDNEVQAVRNRSEDILNFRAENGMVCRPFPVKETCKLDRSEDENGNKMINEYVREYKIGCGSYGKVALYRSSVDGKHYAIKSFHKSHLQKLRVAPSETAMTDVLREVLIMKMVEHPNIVNLIEVIDDPESDDFYMVLEYVESKWVCEGTGHPCALGEETARKYLRDIVSGLTYLHAHNIVHGDIKPDNLLITRHGTVKIGDFSVSQAFEDGNDELRRSPGTPVFTAPECCLGLTYHGKASDTWAVGVTLYCMILGEYPFLGDTLQDTYDKIVNDPLVLPEDINPQLKNLIEGLLCKDPELRMTLGDVAEHIWVIGDDGPIPGYLCWCKRKSMVTEDSDGSDILD, encoded by the exons ATGGGAGATTATAagagtttttcattttccaAAATGATGGGCTGCTGTGGTTGCTTTGGATTTGTCCAAAAACCAAGACCGCGTCGGGCTAAACGTAGCATCAGTAATCTTCTCTCCCAGGGGCTATTATTGGATGGAGAAACTGAAGGTGAAGAGACATATAGTGGTGATGTTACTAGTAACTGCACCAGTGGAGATGATAATGAGGTGCAAGCTGTACGCAACCGTTCAGAGGATATTTTGAACTTCAGAGCTGAGAATGGCATGGTTTGCAGGCCGTTTCCTGTTAAGGAGACTTGCAAACTTGATCGCTCAGAG GATGAAAATGGGAACAAGatgataaatgaatatgttCGAGAGTATAAAATTGGTTGCGGAAGCTATGGCAAAGTG GCTCTTTATCGAAGTAGTGTTGATGGAAAGCATTATGCAATTAAG TCCTTTCACAAGTCTCACTTACAAAAGCTTCGAGTTGCACCATCTGAGACTGCCATGACTGATGTTCTACGTGAG GTATTGATTATGAAAATGGTGGAACATCCTAATATAGTCAATCTCATTGAGGTGATTGATGATCCAGAGTCGGATGACTTCTACATGG TACTTGAATATGTGGAAAGCAAATGGGTGTGCGAGGGTACAGGTCATCCTTGTGCATTAGGTGAAGAGACTGCTAGGAAATACTTGCGTGATATAGTCTCAGGATTAACATATCTCCATGCTCAT AATATAGTGCATGGGGATATAAAACCTGATAATCTGTTGATTACTCGTCATGGCACTGTAAAAATAGGGGATTTCAGTGTCAGCCAGGCATTTGAG GATGGCAATGACGAACTTCGTCGATCACCTGGCACTCCAGTTTTCACTGCACCAGAATGTTGTTTAG GTCTTACTTATCATGGTAAAGCTTCTGACACGTGGGCAGTAGGAGTTACTTTGTACTGTATGATTTTGGGTGAATACCCATTTCTTGGAGACACACTTCAAGACACATATGACAAA ATAGTCAATGATCCTTTAGTTCTGCCAGAGGACATTAACCCCCAGTTAAAGAATTTAATAGAAGGATTACTATGCAAAG ACCCAGAACTAAGGATGACATTGGGCGATGTTGCTGAGCATATCTGGGTTATTGGAGACGATGGGCCAATTCCCGGGTACTTATGTTGGTGCAAACGTAAGAGCATGGTTACTGAAGATTCTGATGGGAGCGATATACTTGATTGA